Genomic window (Notolabrus celidotus isolate fNotCel1 chromosome 15, fNotCel1.pri, whole genome shotgun sequence):
tgtgtaTCGTATcatgaggttcttgccaatactcacctCTAGTAGCGAAGGGTTTCttaaatttgttgttttatgtataaTTGTGAAATCCCTCCTAGAAttgttttgttcagttttttcaGTTGCTTATCAAACTGGAGATAATGAATTGGaggcttgttttattttttattttatatttgagCTTCCCACCTGAAGCCTGAAACTAGCAACTGTGTGAACTTGGTCAGTTTCTCTCTAAGACTATTTCCTGTGAGATTAAGAAGGGCATAtgtcaaaaataaaagttaacaaTGTTCATGTGCTGCTGTCTCATCAGGGTGAGCCTCATCTGAGCACCGCCTACGCCATAATGATGTCTTATTGGGAAGGTGTTTTTCACTACATCTTATTCCTCGTTATTATCCACTGCATGTTCAAAGGGTAAGGGTTACTAAAGCAATCTGTCTGCCATGTGCTAAATGAGTCCTCTATGAAAACCTGTTCATTTCCTGTCCACACAGGAAGCCGTATCGTAGCCTGGGGCTGCTATGGGCCGGTTCCTCCATTGCTCATCAGATCGTCCTGATTCCAGGAGTGGTCATAGGTGAGCCTATGCTACATGAACTCTTTGATTAATGTATCATCAGCAATATTTGTTTCTCTTCAtgatgtccttgtgtgtgtgtgtgtatgtgcaggtAAATATGGGTCAAGCATTAAACCAGCCTTCTGGAGGAACACCCCTTTCTTTGTGGCTCCTTTCTGGGCGGCCTCCGTTCTGTTTAGCCGACCAAGACAAATGCCAATCGTCAAAGCAGACACGGTCAGTTTCAGCTGCTGGAACATTGATTGTATTCAGCGAATTATGTAGTACAGGGGTTCAACTATTTTCTCTTCTAGGAAAATGTAAATTAGAAAAAAGCAGTTAATGTTTTTTCTCACTGACTCCTCCAGTGTACCTTTGTTAGGGTCCTAACCCTCAGGTTTGGAACCTCTGCTATAGACATTAGACAATGaactaaaatgtgttaaatcacTTGCATGATATCACAGCTTGACTAATGATAGAATTCTTTGACATACAAGAAGCCTGTATTTGAGAAATGTAATCCAGTAGTCAccagacaacaacaaacaaaaaaccccGTACATTTTGAGCTGGATCTTGTCCAGACTCTCAAACAAGCAATAATAAATTCAGATGTAATTTAAACTTAGTTAtgtgaaacaataaaatgtaaggACAACCTCAAACCAAATCACAGCAGAATGAAATGCAGCTGGACCATGAGAAATGCAGTGCTTTTTTTCAAGTACACACAAGAGTGGCATAAAGGCCTTGATGGTGTTTTTTACTCTCTCCAAGTGTCCTTCTagtttgttttcctgttatTGAAAATAAATAGTAGCAGAATGTCCTATCAGTAGATGTAACCAGTGTTTGTGTATGGTTACTTTtgttaaaaaacacttttcaacatTTGGTCAGAAGGATGGAGgtcaaatatatttcaaaacacTGCCTCTTAAACATAATGTTTAACCTGGTGGTCTTActaatcacccagctgtgttgaatacttgaatctgattggaTATACATCCTTATAACGATGgtaatatatttttaacagtAAGAGCCACACCAGGGTCGACCAGATCACACATCGCGTTGGGGTCCTACTCACCTTGTCAGGATTTTATTTGGCATAACCATCAGCTCATTATTGAATAGCCATAACACATTACAGTTATTAACATTAAAGTTCATTATCGCATTAACAATGTGTTTGAAGAATGTAACGCACAGAAGAgtcactcagattttttttatgttgtgacCAGATTTCAGCTGAGCAGAGTAAAAGTCTGCTGCGTCGACCTGTTGACCTACTCCTGTCAATTCTACTCCTCGGAACGATGGCCTTCTCTGTTTTCAGAGGCTTTGTGAGTACAACAGAATAACACCCTCTCCCTGTTACATGAAGTCACATGTAGAGCACAAATACTAAAACGTACTTCTCCTGTTCTTCTCCAGGTGGTGCTGGACTGTCCTCTGGACGCCTGTTTCACCTACATCTACCAGTACGAGCCCTACCTCAAAGACCCTGTTGGTTTTCCCAGGGTCATGGTGAGTTTGGAGACACACCAACACTCCGGATTGAACTAAACATACAGTTTTGTTCAGAATGGCAGCTGATCCTTTGTGTATTATTTCAGATGCTCGGGTATTTGTTTTATGCTGTGCCCCTGGTAACCATATTCATCTACGGCCTGATGACACCTGGGTGCAGCTGGATGTTGGATTGGACCCTTTTCTTTGCTGGGGCCATGGCTCAGGTATCTGCAGttgttattttcacagtttttataGTCCTCAGGAAAGCATAAGAAGGCATATAAATCTGACTTCCTCCTGCTGTTCCCTCAGACCCAGTGGTGCCATATCGGAGCATCTCTGCACTCCCGCACTCCCTTCACATACCGAGTCCCAGCAGATAAGTGGTGGCCCGTTATCACCCTCAATGTGCTGCTGGCTGTTGTGCCGACTCTGCTTGCCCTGCGCTGCTACACCAACCCCACTTATTTTATGAAACCGGTTCCCAAAGGACAGAGCgacaaggagaagaagaaaaactagACCACACGTAGGCTGCAGAGGACCGTGGAGGAATACTTCACGCCCTGACGGGGCTAATGTTTTCTGGGGACTCTCGTTGGCACACAAACTGCATTAAAGACCCAATTTCTCAACCCAGAGGAAATCTAAAAGTGTTGCTTTCTGAGTCAACTGTTGAAAATCAGTCACCCCtcgctcagcagcagcagcagcagcagcactcccTGCAAGGACTATTGGACCCTGATAAGAACCTCCTGATGGAGGTGAGGACTGTgactcatgcaaacacaaaattgGTTTCTTCCCAACGAGGACTTTTGACCTGGAACATATACGTTGGCAACAgttatatttatacatatttcAGTGCAGAAATCTTCACAGAAACTCCATAGCTCCACAGACTGCAGTTTGTTCTTGTTGATCTTAAATGAACAGTCAATAGAAATAGCTCTCTGTTGAACATGAGATTTGTTTTAGGATTTCTGTATGCTTTAAAGACTAATATTTCTAATGTCACCAATAACAGCAGATGgctttaaaaaggtaaaaagtcCACATCTTGCAACATATTTACTAATTTCTCAAGATTTTCTCTCATTTGCTCACTAATATACTGGAAAATAACTTAAAGAATATGGACAACAAGGTCTCCAATCATaacactgagaaaaaaagtcctcatACTTTCCTTATGTCAAAAAGGGTGAAAGGTTAGAGATTATAGGTGTATTGTTTTTGTACAATAAAGGTGTTTGAAGCATTGCAATTGCTGCTTTTCATGTTTTGGCATCATCTATGTTCGTTTCAGCTCATGGTAGATTCTGCCTGTCATCATGAAGAGACAGTCTGCCAATTCATGGGGGAAATGTCTTCACATATCAATATTGTCTCTTTCGGTGATGTCATCGGGCCCTGTGCATGGTGAACTGCTGCCCCACTGAACTTTGCTGTCAAACTGATAAGAGGTGAACTCTGTCTTTGAGCTGCCACAACTAAAAAAGCGGCACAGATGATCATGACACAAAGGTCAGATGATCGTATGATGATGATCTGTTCATGTCCCTTTTAATGATCAAATTTCATATTTCACTGTATGAGGGTACGTTTGTGTGTAACACTGAATGCTAGCAAGTCTAATGCTAACATGCACATTTTTGGAAAGTTCACCATGTTGCTAATATTTGCTAATATCATTTAAATCATCCAGTAGCAAATGTGAACCTCtaggtcaggggttcccaaagtgtgcgtcgggaccccctgggggttgcgagacacaaatggggagttgtgagatgtcttctagaatgttaTCTAAGTTATCTGAaagtagtacattttacccattaaagtacaaaatatcgacaaaatagtagctaaacttgaaagaaaaccttgaaaataaaaagtgtaatgagttttctgcctttctttttgccagatgactcttaagtttagggttagtgaacagttaattatctaaagcatcagtagcagtaggttaattcataaaggaacaggaaacacagccacatgcccatataggtagggtaattttctgcagaccagctaaattaagccacattaaatcactttgagggacagtgggggttgcaagtgTTTGAaagctatattttgggggtcgtgggctgaaaagtttgggaacccctgctctggGTAGTGCTAAAATTACACAAATCTATCCAATAGTTTTTAAGACAGAATTTCAGACTGAAACAAAGTCAAACAGATACTACATCTAGCTGAAGACAGGttgctttgtttgcttttgtaatacgaaaaacaaccacagaaatcttaatttttttcactttattaaGAATGGAATACAACAGCAGGACAAAAAGTCATAAGAACACCAAAAAAGTGGATGACCGATCAAATATCAAAGGGACCAatggacaaaaaacaaaatcaacattCTAACCATTGTGTAAATTTAGCCGTGCAAAGATTGAAAAAATTTAGCACAAAATTTATACAATCAACAGTTTATCTTTAGTCTTGTTAAATCCCATCCAAACTGTCTACGTCAGTCAGACATATTTATTAGTTTGAAGTGCTCACGGGGATATGGAAGGCCTATTCGATTGGACAAGGTCCAGCTATTGATCAGCCAGTAACGAACACCACAATATTTACAATACAGAGATTAGAGGCAATCGAAGGGTTAATTTTGTCTACCGTTAAGATTTGAACTTTAATACTGGTGTAGAAAAATGACGTCACATCGGCTCTCTGAAGTAtaagtaaaaaatgaaagcatatTCACTAGCAAATTTATAATAAATAGTAACATAACACCAAAACATAGCAAATATTAGAAAAAGCATGTCAGTAGAATAAAACAGACGAGCTATTCAGGCGCTCTATGGAAAAGTAACAGCTACAGTACACATAGAAAAAAGCTGAGGGTTACAGGGACTGTATACTATCTTGCATCAAATACATCTGTGCTTTGTAAACAGAATACTAGGGTGAGAGTCATTTTTCATGTACAACAAGCAAActcttagaaaaaaaagaaagtgactCAGCACTTTTCTAAGTTTCTCTcttacatgcatacacacacgctcacacacacgctgctgTCAGTGTGACAGACTGAGGGAGGGGTTTAGTTCATAGACAGGAGGGGGATTTACTGTACTGAGATGTTAGGGTGAGATTAATAACTGTTAGTGTAAGAGTATTAGTGTTCGCATGGACCTTAGTTAAAGGACGCAGGGTCAAAAAGAAGCATCAAAAAACACCCAAACGAGGGGGTTTGTGGGGtcttaaactgtgtgtgttagAGTAAGAAAACCTTCTCTCATCAGGAGGGGTAAAGCTAAACAGAGCAGGGTTAGAAGCAGGTAAGTGTTTTGATGAACTACTGTCTGTCTTTATGGGCCATGGTCAGCACCTAAACATGGCGGAGGGGTTGGATTATTTGGTTCAGTAGTAGCTCTGTGCGTCCTCACGGGCCTTGTGTCCCTCTCCGCCGTGTCTCCGGTGGCCACGGCGCTCATGGTGCTGGTTGTGGTGGTGGCGTCGGTACCGGTGAGACCGCCGGGCTAAAAGAGGAAGGGAAGGAGATGGTTTTATGTTGGTCTTGTAGTGTAGAAGAAGTGTTGATTGGCATTTCTCTGTACATGCTCAGAGAACACATTTGCAGATCTGTGTACACATTTGTGGATTCATGTATTCATCCATAAATGTGTTCCGTATTTGCAGATCTGTTTACGTCTTTGTGGGTATGTGTTTGCATTTGTGGATCAATTCACACATATTTGTGAAGCTTTGTATGCATTTGTGGATCATTTCACAGAGTTACAAATAGTTTTTCCAACAATAATGGCTCCatagacaggaaacatggaggAGAGATGTTGGAGATGTCTTGGGCAGATTGAGTGCATGTGCTAAACTAGTGCTACTGAAACTGGATTTTGAAGACTGATGCTAATATAAATCAGTGTTTCAGATATTACTTTTTAACATAAACACctaaaaacatttcacatgctGGAGAGGGTGTGGGGGCCGGGAGGCAAACCATCATCATGTGTTCTGGGGCTGCCCAAAGCTAAGACCTTTCTGGACAAAGCTGTTCGAGATAATGGAAGATATATTCCAAACCAAGTTACCTAATAACTTCAAAACATCATCACCAACTATTCAGAATAATGATATCCGCAGCAAAGAAAAATATCACAAGAAGATGGTTGAATCCTGACCCTCCCACAGCAGAAGAATGGATAAACACAATCAACGATATATACACAATGTAAAAATTCACCTGCTCAATAATTTACAAATAGACAGATTAAATAAGATATGGTCAAAATGGGCACCCTTCCAGAAGAACAGCCAACCAACTCAGGGAAAATAAAAGGGGAAGACCGGCTCTTCCACTATTTAAATGAGGGCAAAGGTTGTCAACCATACAGTAATATAAAACAgctttaataaaagaaaaaaacataaaaatgtttatCGCTGTACAACTTAAATCATCACCCCAGAGAGGtaccgtctctctctctttatttttatttcagtctgatACATCCTGTTCTAAAAACGTTCTCaatgttttcaaaaaatatGACCCCACTAGGGCCCCTAAGATAACTATGTAGGCATACACGGAAATGGATGTAGGCATGAGAACTTTTATGTACAAGTGTGTGGGGGGCGCTGTGTGGGTAGGTACAGGCTGGAGTGCCTGCACAGGTGCACCTAAACGTACATGTAACttattattcatgttatttatttttgtttatcaaCACGTGACTTATATATATTTTGCTTTGATTCTTGTTATTTGTCTATCAGAGAAATGATTTTTTTCGTTGTTTTTGGGAGGCCCtggggagggggaaaaaaagggggggggggaggcaCTGCATTTGAGATTGACGTTGAAAAGAGGGACAGATGTGGACACTGGCAGACTGTTGAACTGGTTGAAAACTTTATGCCATGACGACTGAAAACAATGTAAAACTGTTGATGTCTGTCTGAATGTAgtgctctgaaaaaaaaaaaaactaaaaacacataACTACCTAAATCTATATTTCATAAGTATCTATGTTATTTGTTTTATGCAAAAgttgttgtaaaaatattttacaatcgatttaaaaagtcattaaatcaacaacaaaagtgatgagaaaaataaagtgttttaaagATACCACACAGCAAGGGTTCAACTGAGAGATTAAGCACTCACATTTTGTGCAGATGATTCTTGGTCTCTCCCAGCTGCCATCAGCCCGGCAGCGAGCAGTGGGGATGTGGCGCTGGAAGAAACCTTCTGCGCACTGATAGCGAACCACAGCATGGATGTCATAGTGTGACCTCCGCCGGCCAACCAGATGGGCATTTTCCACTGCAGGTGGGGTCCCACACAACACTGAACACAGAAATAATCAAATGAAGGCATCAGTTACTCACTTCAATGAGAGTTGACATCCAACTGGAGATTTAGAAATTGCCAAAAGTCCAAATTCGACCTAGTCATAACTGCATCAATCAAAAATACTTTGCCAATAGTTTAATGTGGTTTTATTTGGAGTTTTCAAGGCTCAACATTAGAGGTGTGTTTGGCCTCTAGATGGCAGTCTTGTGTATGTGAGTGCTGGACAAAGCTGAGGCTAGACCTAGAGGAGGTAATGGGTCTCTGATGCAGGCGGAAAGTATTTCCACAGAGCCCTGAGACCACAGCAGCACACACCAACACCCTCAAGCCGCTTAATGCTTTTCTACTTATCCTCCATCTTTCCTCAGCTTCTTCTAAATCCTTTATGCTTTTGTACCAGGTATCACTCTGCAGTTACTTTGGGGTCGGCTGAGTCCGGGTCACAGAGGGAAGGTCTGTGTTAGTGTTCAGGTAACTTGGAGAAATGACTCCAGAAAATTTCCGCTCATATTTGTTGTGAACAAGGCAGTAAAAGGTAATAACTGGAGTACAGTCCTACAGCTGGGTAAGTGTAAGTGAGCTccagggaggaagagaaggcaATAAGAGGAAGATTGAGATTGATATTGCTCTCAGGGATCAATACAGGTTGGAGGCTGAGTCTCTACTTAAGTTAGAGATTTTGTTGTTTAGTTTTTGGAGCAGCTCACCCTTAACTAAGAAAAAGTGGAAGCCAAGTGAAACAGCCCCTGAAGTCAGaccactgatgtttttttaagatataaatCTTCTGCATGTGGAACATAAGAAGTGATGAAGAGTGCTGATGACTAACAGGTGGCCAGATGGTCAGAGATAACACCGAGCAGTCAAACTGTATAAACACAATCTCTCCTCATGAATTAATTAAAGCTTTCATTTGCTGAGGAAGTGGTTTTGGACCTCAATGTGTCAAACTGTTTATTCACACTTCTGGTGTAATGTTCTGTTACATTCAGTATCACCGTACCAGTTCCTTTCTTGCAGATGTAGGGCAGGTTGTAGTTGCAGGGCACGTCATTCCACTTGCCATCCTCATGGGCAATAGTCACCACACAGTCCTCCCCACCTGCGAAGAAGTTATCTGGCTGGCTCTCTCTCCAGTTCTCATACACCTgtgtaacacaaacacaaaatagaGGAGTTCAGATGAAGTTGGTGTCATTCGTCAGTCTCATacctcaacttttttttcaatagcAGAGAGAAACACGGAGACACAGAGTGTCATTTGAAACCAAAGAATTGAGGACACAgttttattcaaacattatGAATAAAAAGCTTTGAAGGCcctgaaaatgtttcatttcaaaagTCAGTCATTTATGAGTAAAAATTTGCGGCAAGTACAgacaattttaatttttcacaaTGTTCTTTAAAGCTATCAGAGTTCATCTAGTCACAGGAGCAACTTAATCTACTAGCTTAGGTTTTATGTGttctgaccaagcagcaacctccagtctaaaaatatgagtccaatgcggcagcgttaaaaaaactgcagttcagcgacgatccacttgaggctggctccggaagaaaCGGaaacgatttgcctcaaaacagcgcttcagaaacagatgggtgacgtcacggataccacgtcaatattttatacagtctatggttctgaccATTGACCGTATAAAATGATGGACAACATGGCAGCTTcccaaaagtgaaaccaaattttttgggggggctcCACCTGCTGTTCTGGCCGGCTGCTGCAAAGGTCATAAGACTATATTCTGTTAACAGGAAGGACATGGGTGaaacttttaaataaagaacaatgaattaagtttttacaaacattgtttctgtcattaaacTGGCTTCTTATCATGCTAATGTAATGTTTCTGAGAAGTtgagttttaattagttatttgatgctttgAAAAGAGGTAAAACACCATGATGGACAGCTCTGTGACAAATACAGCTGAGGCGGTGCTGTGTGCCGCAGATTAGCAATGTAGAGGATGAACAACAAGAGGGAACATAAACACTTACTGGCAATGCTGCCATTCAAATTTCTATAACTGTGAGTGTTTGTTCCAAAGTAACTGACTGTaccgacctgagggatctttgccaTTTAATTGGTAAATGACATCTATACTATGATAAGTGGAGTGAGCAGAACATGAATTGTTATTGCAGGGGTCTATTTTGCATCACTTTTGTACAGTGTGATGAGGTGAAGACAAGTCATCCATCTTCAGGTGTTTACATGGCCTGTTTCAGGATGCAGCAGTCACATCCCTTGATTAAATACAGGCAGGTTTTAGTTCCAGTTCAGCTTTTTCTAAAATAACTGAACAGCTGCTGATATGTGAACCTTTTTGAATTATGTCACTATCATATAAACTTGATCGTAGCATTAGGTAACACTGTGAAAATGTAAGAGTGAAATATTTTGAGGCTGCTCATAGAAGCTCGGACTGTTCTGGCCTTACTCCATAAACATATTGATGTTGTTGTTCACCGTTTAGTCTTTTTCCCAGAGTTCACAGTCTACAGAAAAGTCTCTAGTTTATATGATTGTTCTTTGTCTCTCATATATTACTGTCTTCTTTCTTAACCGTGACCTGAGTACCTAATTTCCTTCCTTACATGACATCATGCTCTTGAATGACAATTGAATCCCCTTGAATCCTCGAATCTTGGAACTAGCTCCTCAGCCCCGCCGCCTAACACTACCTCAGATGTTCccttgctctgattggttgtagcATCCCGAGGCATTTTGCGCCTGATGATAAAGCCCCTTGAAATCAAAAAATGTACAGAGAGGTTCCAGACTAATTAGCATTTGCAAATTGGTCTGGCAATGCTTGGCTATAATTAAGCAACAGTTCAATCAAAGTGTGATGACAGTAGAGGGTTTAGCTTTGATTATTGTTGTTGATTTAGTCATTAATGTGATCAACAACAAACTGACACCACAGTAGCAGAATTTAGAGCTGATCACTGACCAGATCGTTGCTGTCAGTCCACTGGAAATCATCCTCCACTGTGCGGTCATTCAGTCCGATCCATGCGTTGTCATGACCCAGACCTGAaagaaacatc
Coding sequences:
- the zgc:85843 gene encoding transmembrane 6 superfamily member 2 translates to MRPPVEVSVFLLSLLAPAVLYTLNNIPALQEPLPILGVGLVVLGSFLLLLSLVVRNKTKVDPLFYAFAEFAFTCLVGLTNALEQDGFISGFMRFYLKMGEPHLSTAYAIMMSYWEGVFHYILFLVIIHCMFKGKPYRSLGLLWAGSSIAHQIVLIPGVVIGKYGSSIKPAFWRNTPFFVAPFWAASVLFSRPRQMPIVKADTISAEQSKSLLRRPVDLLLSILLLGTMAFSVFRGFVVLDCPLDACFTYIYQYEPYLKDPVGFPRVMMLGYLFYAVPLVTIFIYGLMTPGCSWMLDWTLFFAGAMAQTQWCHIGASLHSRTPFTYRVPADKWWPVITLNVLLAVVPTLLALRCYTNPTYFMKPVPKGQSDKEKKKN